In Horticoccus luteus, the following proteins share a genomic window:
- the dnaN gene encoding DNA polymerase III subunit beta, with protein MKFKINRDHFANGLAQVLNVVGSKATMPILSNVLIEAEKDQISLTTTNLDLGIRCRIKAEVKESGSVTLPVKRLATIVRELPNVDVTLDASPNHQVKLTSGGSNFRIMGIGKEEFPPLPETGDEKACSLEQTELLTMLRSVSYAQSSDETRYILNGVYFNFRDGKLSLVATDGRRLAVTAKEMDIPTENAGAIILPAKTVGELSRLLEKGEKVQISFTERKCSFQIATDKDSSGLVDNVYLYSKVVEGNYPNYQQVIPKETHQRIKLERELFQQCVHRAALVCSEKANSVKIKLSTNLLEITAQSPDFGEAHESMAIGYSGPELQVAFNPQFLMDPLRALTKDEVYFEVKDEVSPGVFKTLENFVCVIMPVRLS; from the coding sequence ATGAAATTCAAAATTAATCGCGACCATTTTGCCAACGGCCTGGCGCAGGTGCTCAACGTGGTCGGCTCCAAGGCCACCATGCCGATCTTAAGCAACGTGCTGATCGAGGCGGAAAAAGATCAGATCTCCCTCACCACCACCAATCTCGACCTCGGTATTCGTTGCCGCATCAAAGCCGAGGTGAAGGAAAGTGGCTCTGTGACGCTGCCCGTGAAGCGGTTGGCCACCATTGTGCGCGAGTTGCCCAATGTGGATGTGACACTTGACGCGTCACCGAATCATCAGGTGAAGCTGACTTCCGGCGGCTCCAATTTCCGGATCATGGGCATCGGCAAGGAAGAGTTCCCGCCGCTACCCGAGACCGGTGACGAAAAGGCGTGCTCGCTGGAGCAAACGGAGCTGTTGACGATGTTGCGCAGCGTCAGCTACGCGCAGTCGAGCGACGAAACGCGCTACATCCTGAACGGTGTTTATTTCAATTTCCGCGATGGGAAACTCTCGCTCGTGGCGACGGATGGCCGGCGGCTGGCTGTGACCGCGAAAGAAATGGATATCCCGACCGAGAATGCGGGTGCCATTATCCTGCCGGCGAAGACCGTCGGCGAGCTCTCACGCCTCTTGGAAAAGGGCGAAAAAGTGCAGATCAGCTTCACCGAACGGAAGTGCTCGTTCCAAATTGCGACGGACAAGGATTCCAGCGGGCTCGTGGACAACGTCTATCTCTACTCGAAAGTCGTTGAGGGTAACTATCCTAACTACCAGCAGGTTATTCCGAAAGAGACGCATCAGCGTATCAAATTGGAACGGGAGCTGTTCCAGCAATGCGTGCATCGCGCAGCGTTGGTGTGCTCCGAAAAGGCGAACTCGGTAAAGATCAAGCTTTCCACCAATCTCCTCGAAATCACGGCGCAGAGCCCGGATTTCGGCGAGGCACACGAGTCGATGGCGATCGGTTACAGCGGGCCGGAGTTGCAGGTGGCGTTTAATCCGCAGTTTCTGATGGATCCGTTGCGCGCGCTGACGAAAGACGAAGTTTACTTCGAGGTGAAGGACGAGGTGAGCCCGGGCGTCTTCAAGACGTTGGAGAATTTTGTCTGCGTGATCATGCCCGTCCGGTTGAGCTGA
- a CDS encoding type II toxin-antitoxin system RelE family toxin has protein sequence MPRKISLGRPLMYQVTFSEQSIHELNQLDKFTQLDVIGPISSLKPADLAHPREPLGRFKRGEQVFYRLRANDHRFYFEVTGETLHVRYILHRNSLEDFLLRNKLPVTEQQLVEQHSKFWKYLESLTR, from the coding sequence ATGCCACGCAAAATTAGCCTCGGCCGTCCACTCATGTATCAGGTTACGTTTTCCGAACAGAGCATCCACGAGCTAAACCAGCTCGATAAATTCACGCAGCTCGACGTGATCGGCCCGATCAGCAGCCTGAAGCCGGCGGATCTGGCGCATCCGCGGGAACCGCTCGGACGGTTCAAGCGCGGCGAGCAGGTTTTTTACCGGCTGCGCGCCAACGATCACCGGTTTTATTTCGAGGTGACGGGCGAGACGTTGCACGTGCGTTACATCCTGCACCGCAATTCGCTGGAAGACTTTCTCCTGCGCAACAAACTTCCGGTCACGGAACAGCAGCTTGTGGAGCAACACTCCAAGTTCTGGAAATATCTTGAGAGTCTTACGCGTTAA
- the pssA gene encoding CDP-diacylglycerol--serine O-phosphatidyltransferase: protein MDFEQRLKSDPNDPDNPYNVTQASRIYFLPNLMTAGNLFCGFMAIINCIQARLAELAPEGTYLSRNPSEHYHYAVWFILGAAAFDMLDGRLARMGGRESLFGAEFDSIADIVSFGLAPALLMFFLILSPSQGILWFRNIGWFVGFIYLLCAGIRLARFNVITNPLLHRDAKESSKDFLGLPVPAAAGTVATLVLFLLQLAAQDKTLNKFALALPFLMFLISVLMVSTVRYPSGKKMDLQTKTNLRTFLMVLIILGLVVALKEIALLVICLSYIFYGLFRHLRRGRRRAAPVRNSV from the coding sequence ATGGACTTTGAGCAACGGCTGAAAAGCGACCCCAACGACCCGGACAATCCTTACAACGTCACCCAGGCGAGCCGGATTTATTTCCTGCCGAATCTGATGACGGCGGGGAATTTGTTCTGCGGTTTCATGGCGATCATCAACTGCATCCAGGCGCGGCTCGCAGAGCTGGCGCCGGAAGGCACTTACCTCAGCCGCAATCCCTCCGAGCATTATCACTACGCAGTCTGGTTCATCCTGGGCGCCGCGGCGTTCGACATGCTCGATGGGCGGCTCGCGCGGATGGGGGGACGCGAATCGCTGTTCGGTGCAGAGTTCGATTCGATCGCGGACATCGTCTCGTTCGGCCTCGCGCCCGCGTTGCTGATGTTTTTCCTGATCTTGTCGCCCAGCCAGGGCATCCTTTGGTTTCGCAACATCGGCTGGTTCGTCGGATTTATTTACCTGCTCTGCGCAGGTATCCGACTGGCGCGGTTCAATGTGATCACTAATCCGCTGCTCCATCGCGATGCGAAGGAGTCGAGCAAGGATTTCCTTGGGCTGCCCGTCCCGGCGGCGGCCGGCACGGTGGCGACGCTCGTGCTCTTCCTTTTGCAGCTCGCGGCGCAAGACAAGACGCTGAACAAGTTCGCCCTGGCCCTCCCCTTTCTGATGTTCCTCATCTCGGTCTTGATGGTGAGCACGGTGCGCTACCCGAGCGGGAAGAAAATGGATCTGCAGACGAAGACGAATCTGCGCACGTTTTTGATGGTGCTCATCATCCTGGGCTTGGTGGTGGCGCTGAAAGAGATCGCCCTGTTGGTGATTTGCCTGAGCTACATTTTCTACGGCCTCTTCCGCCATTTGCGACGGGGAAGGCGGCGGGCGGCGCCGGTTCGGAATTCAGTGTGA